The following DNA comes from Macadamia integrifolia cultivar HAES 741 unplaced genomic scaffold, SCU_Mint_v3 scaffold2795, whole genome shotgun sequence.
CTCCTTCACTCTCCATAGTAGGCAGCATCTTCTTGCTCAAAAGATTGTTAACCGATGCCGAATCACTCGTCCGCGACCTCTCCCACAAATACGGACCAATCATCACTATCCGCATTGGCTATAACCTCTCAGTATTCATTTCCAGCCATTCATTAGCCCATCAAGCTCTAATCCAGAATGGTGCCGCATTTAGCTACCGCCCAGGAGCTGTCACACCGAGCTGCATCTTTCAAAATACCAATGCAGACTGGTTCCTCCTCCGGCACTCGTTGGAGGTTCCTCCGTCGTAACCTTACTTCCGAACTTCTTATCCCTTCTCGGTATAAGTGTTTTGGTCGTGCCGGCAGATTGTTCTTGGAAACAACTGATTCGTTGCTCAAATACAATGTTGATTCAGGCAAGCCTGTGCAAGTGGTAGAACCCTTCCGATATGCCATGTTTTCTTTGTTGCTTTTCATGTGCTTTGGTGAGAAACTTGATGACAAAGTCATCAAAGATATTGTAGAAATAGAAGGGAATGTCGTAGCCAATTACAAAAGACTTTCTATTTTccattccttccccatctttggGAAATTCATCTTCAGAAAACATTTGATTGATATTCGCCGCAAACAAATATCTGCTCTACTTCCTTTGATCCAATCCCGTCGAGAACGAAAGGAGAAGATCAAACAAGAAAACCAAGATGAGAATATTTTCGCCTACATTGATTCACTCTTCGATCTCGAATTCAAAGAtgaaggaggaaggaagataAATGATGATGGAATAGTGATTCTCATCTGTGAGGTTATGGATGCAGGGAGTGACACAGTATCAACTGTGTTTGAATGGGTCATGGCCCACCTTGTGAAGGACCAAACCATCCAAGAAAAGCTTTATTCTGAGATCCAAGAGGTTGTGAATtcagaagaagagatcaaagaaGAGGATCTGCAGAAGATGCCATATCTGAAGGCAGTGCTATTAGAAACGCTAAGGTTAAACCCACCTGCCCACTTTGTGCTGCCACGTATTGTGGTGGAAGATATTGTGTTGAATGGCTATCTCATCC
Coding sequences within:
- the LOC122067265 gene encoding cytochrome P450 89A2-like — translated: MVPHLATAQELSHRAASFKIPMQTGSSSGTRWRFLRRNLTSELLIPSRYKCFGRAGRLFLETTDSLLKYNVDSGKPVQVVEPFRYAMFSLLLFMCFGEKLDDKVIKDIVEIEGNVVANYKRLSIFHSFPIFGKFIFRKHLIDIRRKQISALLPLIQSRRERKEKIKQENQDENIFAYIDSLFDLEFKDEGGRKINDDGIVILICEVMDAGSDTVSTVFEWVMAHLVKDQTIQEKLYSEIQEVVNSEEEIKEEDLQKMPYLKAVLLETLRLNPPAHFVLPRIVVEDIVLNGYLIPKKTIVNFTVADLARDPQVWKDPMQFKPERFLGEEGEVVDITGSREIKMMPLSAGRRICPGLGLGTLHLEYFLATLIGSCKWVAVGGQDDDMSEKQEFTWAARIVVDDIVTLCNSQIVALPTSFLCKQFS